The DNA region AATTACAAAGGTAAGGCTCACAAAGTGGGCGAACACATTGATACGGACGCCATCATTCCCGCGCGTTTTCTGGTTACCACCGATTCCAAAAAGCTGGGTGAAAACTGCATGTCCGGCCTTGAACCCGATTGGGTCAAGCGCGTGACCCCCGGTGACATCATGGTTGCGGGCCGTAACTTCGGTTGCGGCTCTTCCCGTGAACACGCGCCCATAGCCATTCTTGGCGCGGGCATGCACGTGGTGATCGGACACAGCTTTGCGCGCATTTTTTACCGCAACTCCTTCAATATGGGCCTTCTGCTCATGGAAGTGGGCGATGACGTGGACAAGATCAATGACGGCGACGAGCTGGAAATCGACGCCGCCACCGGCATTATCCGCGATCTGACCAACGGCACGCAGATAACCTGCCCGCCGCTGCCCAAGTCCATGGCTGCCATCCTGAATAAGGGTGGGTTGGTTGGCTATGTCAAGGAACGCTTGGCCTAAATTGGCCTTTTGCCCTCTGGCTGCGTTAGATAATCCTTTTTACTCCGGTCGAGTACCATGAGAGTACACTCCCTGCGTAAAAGGATTATCTGCCTTGCCTGAGAACAAAAATCCAATTTTTACAGGATATTTTTGGTCAGAACTGCGTCAAAACGGGCTTTTGCCTCCAGTCAAATACCGTAAGAGTATATTCCTGTCGGCAATCCCCTTTTTTCCTTGTTCTGGCGCAAAAATCTTCATGTAAAAAAGAGCTGGTAGTCGGCTAATTATAAGAAAATGAGCATCAACAGAAAGAATTGAGTTCAAGGATATTTTATGAAAAAGACCATCTGCCTCTTGCCGGGTGACGGCATCGGCCCGGAGATTCTGGCCGAAGGTGTTAAGGTTCTCAAGGCCGCCGCTGAAAAGTTTGGCCACGAATTTGTTTTCGACACCGCGCACATCGGCGGTTCCGCCATTGATGCGGCTGGCGACCCCCTGCCGGAAGAAACCGTGCGCAAGTGCCGCAATGCCGACGCCGTATTTCTGGCGGCTGTGGGCGGCCCCAAGTGGGACGCCCTCGCGCCCGAAAAACGGCCGGAAAAAGGCCTGCTGCGCATCCGCAAAGAGCTTGAGCTTTTTGCAAACCTGCGTCCGGCCATGCTGTTGCCCGAACTGGCCGGCGCGTGCCTGTTGCGCGCCGACATCGCCGCCAAGGGCCTTGACCTCGTGGTTGTGCGCGAACTGACCGGCGACATCTATTTTGGCGAACCGCGCGGGCAGGAAATGCGCGATGGCCTGCGCACCGGCTACAACACCATGGTGTACAACGAGGAAGAAATCCGCCGCATTGCCACGGTGGCCTTTGAAACGGCACGTAAACGCCGCAACAAGGTCTGCTCTGTGGAAAAGAGCAACGTGCTGGAAACCTCGCGCCTGTGGAAGGAAGTGGTCATTGAAACCCATCGCCAATACGCCGATGTGGAACTGACTCACATGTACGTGGACAATGCCGCCATGCAGCTTGTGCGCGATCCTTCGCAGTTTGACGTGATCCTCACGGGTAATATTTTTGGCGATATTCTGTCTGACGAAGCCTCGGTCATCACCGGCTCGCTGGGCATGCTGCCTTCGGCCTCCATGGGCGCTTCCGGCCCCGGCCTGTTTGAACCCATCCATGGCTCCGCTCCCGACATCGCGGGGCAGAACAAGGCCAACCCCCTTGCCACCATCCTTTCCGGGGCCATGATGCTGCGCCTTGGCTTTGATATGGGCAAGGAAGCCGATGCCATCGAGGCGGCAGTGCGCAAGGCCTTGGCTGATGGTTTCCGCACTGGCGACATTATGGAACCCGGCAAAACTCTGCTGGGTTGCAAAGAGATGGGCGACAAGGTTGTGGAGCGGCTGTAGCCGCTGCTCCGAACCATTTCAAAAGGCCGTCCGCATCATCGGGCGGCCTTTTGTTTTATGCGTGTTTGTGGCGCTGAAAAAAGGCTGTTATCTGTTTGCCCAGCATGACCAGTACAACCGATGCGGCAATAAAGGCCACCCCTGCGACCAGCGACATGCTGAACGGCTCGCTGAATACCAGAATACCCACCACCACGGCGGTTACAGGCTCCATAACGCCAAGGATGGATGTCAGCGTGGAGCCGATGCGCTGTACTGCAAGAATGAGGGTGAGGTTTGAAATAACGGCTGTCACCACTGCCAGCAATGTTGCGAGCAGCAGTTCCCACCATGAGTGCAGGGGCTGGAACGAGTCTGACAACAGGGCGTTGGCCCCGGAAATAACCGCCCCAAAGGCCAGCACGTAAAAAGTCATCACAAGACCGCTCATGTTGGGAATGCGCGCGGCATAAATGGTTGTGATGTATACGGCGTTGCACAGTGCGGAAAGCAGAAGCAGGGCCACGGCCAGCAAGCTTGCCCCGCCCATGTCGCCGTCACTTCCGCCGCAGAGCAGATACACGCCAGCAATTGCCAGCAGGATGGATAGGGCCGTGATCCACGAGAAGCGCTCGTGATAAAACACAATCATAATCAGCATGACCATGACGGGATAGGTAAATTGCAGCGTTGCCACAACACCGCTCGGCATGTGCTTGAATCCCCAAAAAAAGAGCAGGGCCGCCATTGTGTACATGGAACTCATGGCGGCAAGCTTGCACAGATCAATGCCGCGCGCGCTGAATCTTTCGCCGCGTACGGCAAGCACTATGCCCAGCACCACTGTGGCAATGGCAAAGCGATAGAACAGGGCGGAAGGCCCTGAAACGCCGCCATGCATCAGCGGTAGTGTAAACAGCGGGATAAGGCCAAAGGCCGCAGAAGAAAGAATACTGTAAAAAAAGCCCATGACATCCTTCTTGGTGGGGAACAACAAACAGATTCCATACCGGGGAAGCGACAGTGTGGCAAGCTTGCGCACGGCATAAAAAAACGTCCCCGGTACAAACCGGGGACGTTGTCGCGCGTGTGCAGCGCGGAAGGTATCGCGCTGTTACTTGGATTGATCCATGACCACTTCAGCCTCGGGGTGAACCTGGCGCAGTGCTTCATGCATGGCGGCTGCATCCGCAAATGCGCGGAAGGGGCCGATTTTTTCATCACCCTGAGCGGCGTTGTAGCGCACAAAATATGCTTCATCGGGTTTGAGGGGCGTGCCGCTTTCGTCACTGATGACTTCCAGCTTGACCTTGCTGATGCCTTTATCATCAATATCAATCTGTTGCGCTGCGGCAAAGGAAAGATCAATGATGCGCCCGCGCACAAAGGGGCCTCTGTCTGTCACACAGACCATAACGCTCTTGCCGTTATTCTGGTCGGTGACGCGAACAACCGTGCCCATGGGCAGGGTGCGGTGCGCGGCGGTAAAGGTGTACATGTCGTAATCAAGCCCGCTGGCGGTGGAGCCGCCATGGAAATCGCGTCCATACCATGAGGCCTTGCCGGCCATGATTTCGCTTTCCTGAGCGCGTTTCAGCCAGATATCACGGCTGTCGGTGCTATCCCGGCGTTCTTTTTCGGATAAGGACGCAGTGGATGAGGATTTGCGTTGCTTGGATTTGGAGCGCGATTCAGCTTTATCGCGCTTGGAGCGCGAGCTGTGCGAAGAGGCGGTTTTGTCACTGGTCTTTTCGCGTTTGGATTTGCGAGTCTCAGTGTCGCCGGAAGACTTTTTGGCGGCGTGGGGGGTAGCGTTCGAATGCTTTTGATCGGAGGGAGCGCTTTGTGAAGCCGCGTCGGCGTTCATGGGGGAGGCCAAAAGCATGCATAAGGCTATGGCCGCCAGCACTAATGGCCAGCGTGAATACTTCATGATCGTTCCTTTGTTAGTGTTCGAGGCTGGCCAGCGAAATTGCCGGACGAACCGCGCCCGCGGTTCTGACCCCAGGAACCTTCCAATGATGGCAGCAAGCGCGCCTTGCGCTCAACGTCCATCGGTTCCCCAGGGGAATGCCTGTTCTTTGTAGAGGCACTATACAGTAAAAAAATGCTCCGTGTCAAACTGATAAAATCTTTTAATTCAATTGGTTATTGAAAAAGATAGTCTAGAAAATGTCAAAATTGCAGCAGGGGAGTATGAAATCGGTACGATCGCGCGGCATGGCGAACTGGCATGGAGGTGAGGCAAAAGCCTGCGTGCGGCAGAAATATTTGCGCAGAAATGCAGGGAATGGCACCGGATTCCGCCAAATAAAAAGGGCAGGCAGCCGCAAAGCTACCTGCCCTGACAGTTCCGTCGTAGCGGTGTTACCAGTCCAGCGTGCGCTTGAAAGCGCGGGCCAGATCTTCCACCGAAGAGTTGACGATGACGCTGTCGCCGGATTTCATGGTCAGCTGACCGTTACCGGTGACAGTACCGATACGGGTACAGGGCTGCCACATTCCCAGCGCATCGAGAATCATGGCCAGATCGGGCTTGACGCTCACAACCAGGCGGCTGGCGCTTTCGCTGTAGAGCAGTTCGGTCACGTTCATGGCTTCAAAGGCGGGCACGGCATCAAGGTTGATTTCCGCACCCAGGCGACCGCCGATGCACATTTCTGCAATGGCCACGGCAAGGCCGCCGTCAGAGCAGTCGTGGCAGGCGGAAATGGCGCGCTGGCCCATGAGGGCGTTGACCGCGCGGTAGCGCAGCATGGCGTTGGAGGCGTCCACATGGGGTACGCGGCCACCCTTGAGGCCTAGTTCCGTAGCGGCTTCGCTGCCTGCCATTTCGCGCCAGGTGCCGCCGAGCACGTAGATGGCATCGCCGGGCTGCTTGAAGTCCGAGGTCTGGGCCGCAGTGACGTTGCGGATGACGCCAAGAATGGAGAACAGCACCGTGGGCGGAATGGAAATGCGCTCACCGCCGCCGGTGTAGTCGTTCTTCATGGAGTCCTTGCCCGAGATGCACGGCACGCCGTAGGCCAGCGAGAACTGGCGCAGGGCGCGGCAGGCGCGCACAAGCTGAGCCAGCTTGTAACGTCCGTCAGGGTTGGATGGGCTGACCACCGGGTCGCACCAGCAGAAGTTGTCCACACCTGCCAGGGCGTCAGGGTCTGCACCCACGGCAACGGCATTGCGGATGGCTTCGTCCATGGCGTTGGCCATCATCCAGTAGGTGTCGTAATCGCTGAACTTGGGGCAGATGCCATGGGAGATCACAAGGCCCGCGTCCGATTCCAGCAAGGGGCGGATAACGCCAGCGTCCGCCGGGCCGTCGCGCTTGACGCCCACAAGGGGTTTCACCACGCTACCGCCGCGCACTTCGTGGTCATACTGGCGGATGATGTATTCCTTGGAGCAGATATTGAGCGTGCCGAGCATGCGCTGCAAAAATGCGGTCTGCTCAACTTCGGCCACGTCCACGGTGACGTCGGTGATCTCAGGGGCCTTCCATTCGGCTTCAAGCTCGAGCTGCGGCACGCCGTCGTGCATGAATTCCATGGGCATGGAGGCGATGATGCGGTCGTGGTAGCGCACTTCAAAGAAGCCGGATGTGGTGAAGCGGCCAAGGGCCGTGGCCTCCACATCCATGCGGGCGGCAAGGGCCATGAATTCTTCGAGCTTTTCCGGCGAAACGGCCAGGGTCATGCGTTCCTGCGCTTCAGAAAGCAGAATTTCCCAGGGGCGCAGGCCATCGTATTTCAGCGGAGCCTTGGCGATATCCAGCACGCAGCCGCCCGTATCTTCTGCCATTTCACCCACTGAGGAGGAAAGGCCGCCGGCGCCGTTGTCGGTGATGGCGTGGTACAGGCCCATATCGCGGGCGCGCATGATGAAGTCGTACATCTTGCGCTGGGTGATGGGGTCGCCGATCTGCACCGCAGTGGCGGGCGAGCCTTCGTGCAGCTCTTCAGAAGAGAAGGTCGCGCCGTGGATGCCGTCCTTGCCGATGCGGCCGCCGGTCATGACAATGTAGTCGCCTTCTTCGGCCTGCTTGAACCAGCCGGGGCGGCCATGAATCTCTGCGGGGATGATGCCCACGGTGCCGCAGTAAACCAGCGGCTTGCCAAGATAGCGCTCGTCAAAAACCAGCGAACCGTTGACCGTGGGAATGCCCGACTTGTTGCCGCCGTGTTCCACGCCTTCGCGCACGCCTTCCAGCACGCGGCGGGGGTGCAGCAGGCGCGGGGGCAGGTTTTTATCGTGGAAGGGCGAGGCAAAGCAGAACACGTCCGTATTGCACACCAGTTCCGCGCCCATGCCGGTGCCCATGGGGTCACGGTTCACGCCCACAATGCCGGTGAGCGCGCCGCCGTACGGGTCGAGCGCCGAAGGGCTGTTGTGGGTTTCAACCTTGATGCAGGCGTCGTAGCCGTTGATAAAGGCGATAACGCCCGCGTTGTCCTTGAAAACGGACTTGCAGTAGTCGTCTTCACCCATGCGCTCGCGCAGCATGGCCGTGGCGTCGCGGATGCAGGTCTTGTAGAGGTTGTCCACCACTTCGCTGCGGCCCGTGGCGGCATCGGTATAATTGATGCGCGAGGCAAAAATCTTGTGCTTGCAGTGCTCGGACCACGTCTGGGCCAGCACTTCCATTTCCACATCCGTGGGGTCGGCGGGCAGGCCAAGGGCCTTGCGGCGGTCAGCTTCTTCCTGCGCGGTGAACTGCTCGCGGATACTGTGCATTTCCTTGAGGTTGAGCGCCCAGGTATTTTCGCGGCTGGCCTTGGTCAGGGCTTCGTCGTCCATGGCGGAAAGAGCGATGGTGTCAACGGTTTCGTTGATCTCGCCTGTAACCCTGGCGGCCTGCGCTTCAAAGCCGGGCTGGGCGTCCCATTCCTGACGGCTCTTGATGCGGTAGCGCTGGATGAGCGTGTTGCACAAAAGGTCGCGGGCCAGCATGTCCACCTGCTCGCGTGTGAGGGGCGCGGCCTTGTCGC from Desulfovibrio sp. UIB00 includes:
- the leuD gene encoding 3-isopropylmalate dehydratase small subunit (catalyzes the isomerization between 2-isopropylmalate and 3-isopropylmalate in leucine biosynthesis); the protein is MNYKGKAHKVGEHIDTDAIIPARFLVTTDSKKLGENCMSGLEPDWVKRVTPGDIMVAGRNFGCGSSREHAPIAILGAGMHVVIGHSFARIFYRNSFNMGLLLMEVGDDVDKINDGDELEIDAATGIIRDLTNGTQITCPPLPKSMAAILNKGGLVGYVKERLA
- the leuB gene encoding 3-isopropylmalate dehydrogenase, coding for MKKTICLLPGDGIGPEILAEGVKVLKAAAEKFGHEFVFDTAHIGGSAIDAAGDPLPEETVRKCRNADAVFLAAVGGPKWDALAPEKRPEKGLLRIRKELELFANLRPAMLLPELAGACLLRADIAAKGLDLVVVRELTGDIYFGEPRGQEMRDGLRTGYNTMVYNEEEIRRIATVAFETARKRRNKVCSVEKSNVLETSRLWKEVVIETHRQYADVELTHMYVDNAAMQLVRDPSQFDVILTGNIFGDILSDEASVITGSLGMLPSASMGASGPGLFEPIHGSAPDIAGQNKANPLATILSGAMMLRLGFDMGKEADAIEAAVRKALADGFRTGDIMEPGKTLLGCKEMGDKVVERL
- a CDS encoding DMT family transporter, producing MGFFYSILSSAAFGLIPLFTLPLMHGGVSGPSALFYRFAIATVVLGIVLAVRGERFSARGIDLCKLAAMSSMYTMAALLFFWGFKHMPSGVVATLQFTYPVMVMLIMIVFYHERFSWITALSILLAIAGVYLLCGGSDGDMGGASLLAVALLLLSALCNAVYITTIYAARIPNMSGLVMTFYVLAFGAVISGANALLSDSFQPLHSWWELLLATLLAVVTAVISNLTLILAVQRIGSTLTSILGVMEPVTAVVVGILVFSEPFSMSLVAGVAFIAASVVLVMLGKQITAFFQRHKHA
- a CDS encoding septal ring lytic transglycosylase RlpA family protein: MKYSRWPLVLAAIALCMLLASPMNADAASQSAPSDQKHSNATPHAAKKSSGDTETRKSKREKTSDKTASSHSSRSKRDKAESRSKSKQRKSSSTASLSEKERRDSTDSRDIWLKRAQESEIMAGKASWYGRDFHGGSTASGLDYDMYTFTAAHRTLPMGTVVRVTDQNNGKSVMVCVTDRGPFVRGRIIDLSFAAAQQIDIDDKGISKVKLEVISDESGTPLKPDEAYFVRYNAAQGDEKIGPFRAFADAAAMHEALRQVHPEAEVVMDQSK
- a CDS encoding AIR synthase-related protein, coding for MLYRVETGPRAGLDDTQGRKTAQHLRKALNISVSGVRQIKVFTADGLDAAQVARLLDESIWHDPILQEASLEPLPLLDPAADWFVEVGFRPGVTDNEARTARDTAAMVLDIPRDSLRVYTAVQYRISSDKAAPLTREQVDMLARDLLCNTLIQRYRIKSRQEWDAQPGFEAQAARVTGEINETVDTIALSAMDDEALTKASRENTWALNLKEMHSIREQFTAQEEADRRKALGLPADPTDVEMEVLAQTWSEHCKHKIFASRINYTDAATGRSEVVDNLYKTCIRDATAMLRERMGEDDYCKSVFKDNAGVIAFINGYDACIKVETHNSPSALDPYGGALTGIVGVNRDPMGTGMGAELVCNTDVFCFASPFHDKNLPPRLLHPRRVLEGVREGVEHGGNKSGIPTVNGSLVFDERYLGKPLVYCGTVGIIPAEIHGRPGWFKQAEEGDYIVMTGGRIGKDGIHGATFSSEELHEGSPATAVQIGDPITQRKMYDFIMRARDMGLYHAITDNGAGGLSSSVGEMAEDTGGCVLDIAKAPLKYDGLRPWEILLSEAQERMTLAVSPEKLEEFMALAARMDVEATALGRFTTSGFFEVRYHDRIIASMPMEFMHDGVPQLELEAEWKAPEITDVTVDVAEVEQTAFLQRMLGTLNICSKEYIIRQYDHEVRGGSVVKPLVGVKRDGPADAGVIRPLLESDAGLVISHGICPKFSDYDTYWMMANAMDEAIRNAVAVGADPDALAGVDNFCWCDPVVSPSNPDGRYKLAQLVRACRALRQFSLAYGVPCISGKDSMKNDYTGGGERISIPPTVLFSILGVIRNVTAAQTSDFKQPGDAIYVLGGTWREMAGSEAATELGLKGGRVPHVDASNAMLRYRAVNALMGQRAISACHDCSDGGLAVAIAEMCIGGRLGAEINLDAVPAFEAMNVTELLYSESASRLVVSVKPDLAMILDALGMWQPCTRIGTVTGNGQLTMKSGDSVIVNSSVEDLARAFKRTLDW